A region of Salvelinus alpinus chromosome 6, SLU_Salpinus.1, whole genome shotgun sequence DNA encodes the following proteins:
- the scoca gene encoding short coiled-coil protein A isoform X2, with translation MNCDMDDMENQVEMEEKTRLINQVLELQHTLEDLSARVDAVKEENLKLKSENQVLGQYIENLMSASSVFQTTDNKSKRK, from the exons ATGAACTGCGACATGGATG ACATGGAGAAccaggtagagatggaggagaagacGAGGCTCATCAACCAGGTGCTGGAGCTACAACACACACTGGAAG ACCTGTCAGCACGTGTGGATGCGGTCAAAGAGGAGAACCTGAAGTTGAAGTCGGAGAACCAGGTTCTAGGCCAGTACATCGAGAACCTCATGTCGGCCTCCAGCGTGTTCCAAACCACCGACAACAAGAGCAAACGGAAGTAA
- the scoca gene encoding short coiled-coil protein A isoform X1, giving the protein MNCDMDGDMENQVEMEEKTRLINQVLELQHTLEDLSARVDAVKEENLKLKSENQVLGQYIENLMSASSVFQTTDNKSKRK; this is encoded by the exons ATGAACTGCGACATGGATG GAGACATGGAGAAccaggtagagatggaggagaagacGAGGCTCATCAACCAGGTGCTGGAGCTACAACACACACTGGAAG ACCTGTCAGCACGTGTGGATGCGGTCAAAGAGGAGAACCTGAAGTTGAAGTCGGAGAACCAGGTTCTAGGCCAGTACATCGAGAACCTCATGTCGGCCTCCAGCGTGTTCCAAACCACCGACAACAAGAGCAAACGGAAGTAA